TCATGCTTGCCATGTAAGTATCATTCTTGTGTACTCTCCAACTCTCTGTGCTGTTGCTTACACCATTAGTAGCAGCCACTGGAATGCTCGCTGTATCGACCAAGAAGTCTTCAAGCGTCGCCAGAGACTGTAACTGTTTCCCCAACGAAGCTATTGTCTTCTGACAGTTTGCTAGTTTCCCTGCAGCTGTTGCCATGTCTTCCTGCAATTGCATTATCAATAAAAGGTTTAAAATTGCAACACTTACTAATgtagagagagtgagagagagagagagagagacctgtTTGATCTTTGGTTGTCCTACAGCGCTTTCTTGATGGAGAGTGACTTCTTCTTCAAGAGCCTCACATTTTCTTCTAAGCTCATCAGAAGCTAACCTTTCCTTTCTCACCTCTTCTTCCAAACACTCAATCTTCTTCTGATTACCCTCTGCCTCTGCTTCCATGGATTCTATCTGTGTCTCAACTTCTGTTTTTAATTCATTAGCCAGTTTCATCTCCCTCTGTATCTCCTCTAGCTTTGTCTCAATATCTTGTAGACAAACTTGAGATTCTTTGTACTTGTCTTTGATTACGTCATAAGATATCTGCAGCTCAGCTTTCTCAACCTCCACCTTCTCCAACTTGTTCTCCACCTCCGCTTTAGCACAAACTATGCCTTCAAGCTCAACTCTCAGTGCATCTTTCTCTGCTTCTAACTTGTTTAACTTATTCTCCAGCTCTACTTTATCACTAACTGTAGCTTCAAGGTCAAGTCTCAGAGTGCTCACCACTTCTTTATCACTTTTAACTTTGCTTTCAAGCTCACCTCTCTCTGCTTCTAACTTTTCTAGCTTACTTTCCAGCTCCAGTTTATCACTAACCATTGCTTCAAGCTCGAATCTCAACGTGCTCTCCACTTCTCTCTCAGATTCAACTTTGCTTTCAAGCTTATCTTTCTCTACTTTCAACTTCTCCAGCTTACTTTCCAGCTCCACTTTATCACATACGATAGCGTCCAGCTCATATCTAAGTGTGTTCTCCACTTCTCTGCAACACTTGACTTCGCTTTCTAGCTCACCTTTCTCAGCTTCTAACTTCTCCAACTTCTCTTCAAGTTCTTTATTCCGGCCAGTCAACGCTTCTATCTCAGCAGCCAACGAGTTATCCGTTAGAACAACAACAGCTTCTTCTGTGACAGACTCAGGTCCACTCTTACCGCTTGGTGGAGTCTCAGGCAAAGCTACAAGTCGTTCCATCTCAAGAAAATCACCCATGAGATCAATCTCAAtggcagaagaagaagcagttcCCTGAAGGCTTCTCTTCTCAATAACCGTGGTTGATGCACCTGACTCAGAGCAGCTCGCATCTGAATGACTATCTGTAGACCGATGATCATTATTAAACGAAGATTTAGACGACAACATCGTCCTAAGCTTCCTACACTCAGCCTCTAGCTTCGCCACTTTCTTGATCACATCCAGCTGCTGCTTGCTAGCGGTCTCAGCCGCCTGCGTGCTCAGATCTCTCTCTATCGTTCTGATCTCCAGCTCCTCGCAACGAGCGATGAGCTCGTGTCTCAGCATCACGTTTTCTCTAGCCACGGATTCGGCCATTGTTGCAAGCTCCTCGGACTTGGTTGCAGCTTCGAGAAGCTCCCCTTCGAGGTCGGTTTTAGAAGCTTGCAGCTCTCGCGTCTTCTCGGTGACAGCGTCTTGGATCCTCTGCTCTTGCTCGTCTCTCGCTTGGCGTAGCTGTCTGACACACTCCTTGAGAGCTCCGTCGAGATGGCTCACTCTATCTTCCAACACTCTCTTGTTCTCATCCGCAGCTTCGAGCTTCTCCTTTAACTCCACAGCTTCGTTCTCAGCTTTCTCCCATCCTTTTCACAacaacaacataatatattaatcataAAATCCAAAATCTATAGAGAAGTGAAAAGGATTTGATGATGATACCAGCGACAGCTTCTTCAGCTACTTTGACGTGTTGGTTCACCAGATCATCCTTAGCACTCACATTAGCAAGAGCAGCTGAGAGCTTCTCAGTTAGAGTCCTGATGCTATCTTTCAAATCTTCTTTCTCAGTTTCCACTTCAAGAGAAGCCTCCTCAGGTTGTTTTGTCTCATCTTCATGAGTCTCCATTGTACTCTCAGGCTTCAGAAACAGAAAAAGAAGCAATCATCAAAATGATTGTTTATATGCAAAGGAGATAAGAATAAAGTTAGTTGGTGAGGTGGTTCTTTACTTGAATGTCAGATTGTGAAGAGACTACAGAGTCTGATTCACCAAAGCTTCTCTCAGATGACTCACTCTTGCCTTTCTCCATTACAAAATCAGCACCATAACACACACACAGTCTCAGGATCTGAATAGAGAGAagagaaacacacacacacacaactttatttcaaaaactaaaCAGATTAAAGAAAGCAACAAACTTTGAGATGAAGCATAAAGAGGACTCAACCAACCAAGTAACATGCAAGAGAAGAGAAAATCTAGAATAAACCAATCATTAATTCCCAAATAAATTGacttttgtctttcttttttatttatcataacAAATAACAATAGAGAAAAGCTACATGACAAATACTCttttaacttataaaaaaaaaattgaatttttaacatttgaaaCGCATTGCTTGTAGTTGAAATCatgctcaaaaaaaaatcacagctTTTGAGATAACAATCAGTTTTTTTCTAATTCTGCTGAAAACACAAATCAAAAGGGTAATCACATCAAAAGAAGtatactacaaaaaaaaaagaagcaagtTGCTTGCAAGCAACTGTAAAGAAGCTTTTCATACATATTGGTCTTTCTCCAGAAACAACACCAAAGGAGAAATGAAGtacaaaaaaaggaagagaggaATCTTACACAgagaccaccaccaccacctttgTCCGATGAATGGAGTGGAGACCTGCCTGTCTGAAGAAGCTTTAAGATCCGATAATGTCACCAATTGAAAACAAAAGATCgaagctttcttcttctactGTCTGGAAGTTAAACACCACTATTACGTTTTTTAACAGCGACAAGGCGCAgcagcagagagagagagagagagagagagagataattctctctatctttgtttttttttgcttattttaattttctaatttttttgaaaatatttttttttcttctctttaattcaaaagagagagagggcATGTGATACTCTGTATGTGGAGCTGTGTGTACTCAAGCATTTAAATCTAACTTTTcagcttttatttatttattt
The Raphanus sativus cultivar WK10039 unplaced genomic scaffold, ASM80110v3 Scaffold2024, whole genome shotgun sequence genome window above contains:
- the LOC108826898 gene encoding filament-like plant protein 1 produces the protein MEKGKSESSERSFGESDSVVSSQSDIQPESTMETHEDETKQPEEASLEVETEKEDLKDSIRTLTEKLSAALANVSAKDDLVNQHVKVAEEAVAGWEKAENEAVELKEKLEAADENKRVLEDRVSHLDGALKECVRQLRQARDEQEQRIQDAVTEKTRELQASKTDLEGELLEAATKSEELATMAESVARENVMLRHELIARCEELEIRTIERDLSTQAAETASKQQLDVIKKVAKLEAECRKLRTMLSSKSSFNNDHRSTDSHSDASCSESGASTTVIEKRSLQGTASSSAIEIDLMGDFLEMERLVALPETPPSGKSGPESVTEEAVVVLTDNSLAAEIEALTGRNKELEEKLEKLEAEKGELESEVKCCREVENTLRYELDAIVCDKVELESKLEKLKVEKDKLESKVESEREVESTLRFELEAMVSDKLELESKLEKLEAERGELESKVKSDKEVVSTLRLDLEATVSDKVELENKLNKLEAEKDALRVELEGIVCAKAEVENKLEKVEVEKAELQISYDVIKDKYKESQVCLQDIETKLEEIQREMKLANELKTEVETQIESMEAEAEGNQKKIECLEEEVRKERLASDELRRKCEALEEEVTLHQESAVGQPKIKQEDMATAAGKLANCQKTIASLGKQLQSLATLEDFLVDTASIPVAATNGVSNSTESWRVHKNDTYMASMKPTKETSSSDTASSNRGSSEKNRNGFAKVFTRSKDGIHLVI